GCAATGCCCTGGATGCTCTTGCGCAGCGAGGCCTCGCGCGAGCGGGCGACCTCGTATTCGTTCTTATAGCTCGCCGTAAGTTGCTGCAGTTCCTGATAGATCTGCCGGCCGATGTCGGCGTGCTCGGCTCTCAGCGACACGGCCTGCGGATGGTCCTCGCCGAAATCCTGGGTCACTTCCCGCTCGCGTTTGCCGACAGCGATATAGCGTGTTCTCAAGTCGCGGATCACCGAGTTGTCGCCTTCCTTTGGCGAGATCGTGGCGTTGTCGACCGCATTCTCCGGCCCTTGGTCGATAATAGACTTATATTGACTGTAGCGGGCTGAAGCGCTGGCCGTATCGGCCTGGGCGACGATGAGCTGGCTGTTGAGATCGGAAAGCTGCTGCTCGGACATGAGTTCGCCGCGAGCTGCGGTGAGACCGTTTTCGCTTCTGAACCGCTCGACCTCGAGCGCGGCCGACTGCGAGCGCTGCTGCAGATCGGCAAGCCTTTCCTGCAGCCACACGGAGGCGCGTTCGGTCGCCTCGAAATTGGCATTCAATTGATCGGTCAGATAGGCATTGGCGTATGCGCGGGTGACAGTCGCCGCAAGCACCGGGTCGCTCGAGCGAAAGGCCACGGACACGACAGAGCTTCGCGAAACGCGCTCGACGAAGAGCGACTGCTGGAGGAGGGCTGCCGCCTTCTGTCGCCGGCCGTTGCGCATCTCATCGTCAGTCAAGTCAGGGCCGCCGGAAAAAAGGCCGGTCGCCGTCTTCACCCAACCCTTGACGATCGCGACCGGCGATTGCGGCGGATTGAGGATCGTATCGTTCTCGGAGAGATTGAGCTTGTCGACGACGCGCAGCGCGAGTTCGCCGGATTTAAGGATCTCGACCGCGCTCGCGATCTGCATGTCCAACAGCTGACTGTTTGCGGGAGCCGGCTCCTCCTCGGCGAACTTGGACAGGTTTTCGTCGAGCAGAATCTGCGTCATCGAGGTGTAATAGGGGGTCGCGAACAGGAGATAGACGACCCCCAGTGCAATGAAGAGCACGACGAAAGCGGCCACCAGCCTCGCCCGCCGCACGACGACAGCCAGAAGCCGATCGAGATCGATGAAACCGTCTGACTGTTCTTCGCGCGGCATGACGCTGCTCAAGGGGACGCCTCTCTGTTTCATGGGGGCCGCTCTGTTCATCTTATTCTCCGGTCCTTGGTC
The Ensifer sp. WSM1721 genome window above contains:
- a CDS encoding polysaccharide biosynthesis tyrosine autokinase, whose protein sequence is MNRAAPMKQRGVPLSSVMPREEQSDGFIDLDRLLAVVVRRARLVAAFVVLFIALGVVYLLFATPYYTSMTQILLDENLSKFAEEEPAPANSQLLDMQIASAVEILKSGELALRVVDKLNLSENDTILNPPQSPVAIVKGWVKTATGLFSGGPDLTDDEMRNGRRQKAAALLQQSLFVERVSRSSVVSVAFRSSDPVLAATVTRAYANAYLTDQLNANFEATERASVWLQERLADLQQRSQSAALEVERFRSENGLTAARGELMSEQQLSDLNSQLIVAQADTASASARYSQYKSIIDQGPENAVDNATISPKEGDNSVIRDLRTRYIAVGKREREVTQDFGEDHPQAVSLRAEHADIGRQIYQELQQLTASYKNEYEVARSREASLRKSIQGIAGKNSEASKSLVQLRELEQKAAALKTLYESYLGRYEQATQQQSFPIAKARVISQAGVPVSPSSPKKTMALALSAVLGLMAGGAYAAFLEFRERTFRVEDDVRSILGQRSFGYVPLIGSRPKKKTQLVRAHFGSERRPDDPADGTMPFQRLSRIVLDAPRSTFAETFRNAKLACDQMLPGSESRVIAIASALPDEGKSIVAANFAALLAGSGKRTLLIDADIRKPGLTSMITPAPRSGLVEVLTGEATWPAGIKVDQRSKLAILPAGGGASDQRHQSNELLASPAMANLIENARNSFDYVVVDLAALAPVVDGKAFAPLADGILFVVEWGRTPSRLVRDLLNSEPLISSKVLGVILNKTDMNELGKYSDFGGAEKYRHRYGKYYIEHTENTAA